One window of Apium graveolens cultivar Ventura unplaced genomic scaffold, ASM990537v1 ctg4366, whole genome shotgun sequence genomic DNA carries:
- the LOC141701760 gene encoding putative F-box protein At5g55150: protein MSYKNVDHWSNLPARLFIFIAQRFSFLGHFFRLWKNSASDLEKPCLPPASLPLLSEGHNDSNNVETHDSGSDFNGWSDLPPEILVLISRKFSLLSDYYRFIAVCKSWRDSVSELEKPCLPLTGVPFLFLAEDVAPGAMLAYDPSQENDRNDNIEYHKYDHSKNSVGSSRGLFSLLTRKTYSIHLPEAAGRLVLGTNKGWLVTLGRDLQINLLHPLLNHQISLPNMLTFPDWNSFHKRYEPENAADFYIRKVAVSSNILNEDPAFRLYHHHPSPSPTVMTIYGSNSILGFARLGDNVWTDVDVSSRNFDDVVYHEGNFFAVDCHGSVFVCGINDEGGGDIRGTEIASLRPTKEWDKKYLVKSTSGSSLLLLVRYLKKTLIKYRTTNFSVWRLDMENSEALENISYTLKEVNDLGNEALFVGNASSTAILSSEIIKPNCIYFTDDHREGYYRDGGGHDMGIFSMEHHTIEPHFQGKSYHPISPPLWYI, encoded by the coding sequence ATGAGCTACAAAAATGTTGATCATTGGAGTAATCTTCCTGCAAGGCTTTTTATATttattgcacaaaggtttagtTTTCTTGGCCATTTTTTTCGATTATGGAAGAACTCAGCTAGTGATCTCGAGAAGCCTTGTTTACCTCCCGCCAGCTTGCCATTACTTAGTGAAGGTCACAATGATTCTAACAATGTAGAAACACATGATAGTGGTTCTGATTTTAATGGTTGGAGTGATCTTCCCCCTGAAATTCTTGTTCTTATTTCGCGGAAGTTTAGTTTACTCAGTGATTATTATAGATTTATTGCTGTTTGCAAATCATGGAGGGATTCAGTTAGTGAACTTGAGAAGCCTTGTTTGCCTTTAACAGGAGTTCCATTTCTTTTTCTTGCTGAAGATGTTGCTCCTGGAGCTATGCTTGCATATGACCCCAGTCAAGAAAATGACAGGAATGATAATATAGAGTACCACAAATACGATCATAGCAAAAATTCAGTTGGTAGTAGTCGTGGTTTGTTCAGTCTTTTAACCCGTAAAACATACTCCATTCACTTACCAGAAGCTGCTGGAAGACTAGTATTGGGGACTAATAAAGGATGGCTCGTAACTCTAGGCAGAGATTTGCAAATAAACCTCTTGCATCCGCTGTTGAACCACCAAATCTCACTTCCTAACATGCTTACCTTTCCTGATTGGAATTCCTTCCATAAACGCTATGAGCCTGAAAATGCTGCTGACTTTTATATCCGGAAAGTTGCTGTATCTTCTAATATACTAAATGAAGATCCAGCTTTTCGCTTATATCATCACCACCCAAGCCCTTCTCCTACTGTTATGACTATATATGGAAGTAATTCGATTTTAGGTTTTGCTAGATTGGGAGACAATGTGTGGACAGATGTGGACGTTTCTTCGCGCAACTTTGATGATGTTGTTTACCATGAAGGGAATTTTTTTGCAGTAGATTGTCATGGGAGTGTATTTGTGTGTGGCATTAAtgatgaaggaggaggagatatCCGAGGAACAGAAATCGCATCGCTTAGACCTACTAAAGAATGGGACAAAAAGTACTTGGTTAAATCAACATCAGGATCTAGTCTTTTGTTACTTGTGCGGTATCTTAAGAAAACGCTGATTAAATACCGCACAACTAATTTCTCCGTATGGAGGTTGGATATGGAAAATTCTGAGGCTCTTGAGAATATTTCATACACTTTGAAAGAAGTGAATGACTTGGGGAACGAGGCTTTATTTGTTGGAAATGCTTCATCCACAGCTATATTATCATCAGAAATCATAAAGCCAAACTGCATCTATTTTACGGACGACCACCGAGAAGGCTACTACCGTGATGGAGGCGGCCATGACATGGGGATCTTCAGCATGGAGCATCACACAATTGAACCCCATTTTCAAGGAAAATCCTACCATCCCATCTCGCCTCCACTTTGGTATATTTGA
- the LOC141701761 gene encoding putative F-box protein At5g55150 produces the protein MSYKNVDHWSNLPARLFIFIAQRFSFLGHFFRLWKNSASDLEKPCLPPASLPLLSEGHNDSNNVETHDSGSDFNGWSDLPPEILVLISRKFSLLSDYYRFIAVCKSWRDSVSELEKPCLPLTGVPFLFLAEDVAPGAMLAYDPSQENDRNDNIEYHKYDHSKNSVGSSRGLFSLLTRKTYSIHLPEAAGRLVLGTNKGWLVTLGRDLQINLLHPLLNHQISLPNMLTFPDWNSFHKRYEPENAADFYIRKVAVSSNILNEDPAFRLYHHHPSPSPTVMTIYGSNSILGFARLGDNVWTDVDVSSRNFDDVVYHEGNFFAVDCHGSVFVCGINDEGGGDIRGTEIASLRPTKEWDKKYLVKSTSGSSLLLLVRYLKKTLIKYRTTNFSVWRLDMENSEALENISYTLKEVNDLGNEALFVGNASSTAILSSEIIKPNCIYFTDDHREGYYRDGGGHDMGIFSMEHHTIEPHFQGKSYHPISPPLWYI, from the coding sequence ATGAGCTACAAAAATGTTGATCATTGGAGTAATCTTCCTGCAAGGCTTTTTATATttattgcacaaaggtttagtTTTCTTGGCCATTTTTTTCGATTATGGAAGAACTCAGCTAGTGATCTCGAGAAGCCTTGTTTACCTCCCGCCAGCTTGCCATTACTTAGTGAAGGTCACAATGATTCTAACAATGTAGAAACACATGATAGTGGTTCTGATTTTAATGGTTGGAGTGATCTTCCCCCTGAAATTCTTGTTCTTATTTCGCGGAAGTTTAGTTTACTCAGTGATTATTATAGATTTATTGCTGTTTGCAAATCATGGAGGGATTCAGTTAGTGAACTTGAGAAGCCTTGTTTGCCTTTAACAGGAGTTCCATTTCTTTTTCTTGCTGAAGATGTTGCTCCTGGAGCTATGCTTGCATATGACCCCAGTCAAGAAAATGACAGGAATGATAATATAGAGTACCACAAATACGATCATAGCAAAAATTCAGTTGGTAGTAGTCGTGGTTTGTTCAGTCTTTTAACCCGTAAAACATACTCCATTCACTTACCAGAAGCTGCTGGAAGACTAGTATTGGGGACTAATAAAGGATGGCTCGTAACTCTAGGCAGAGATTTGCAAATAAACCTCTTGCATCCGCTGTTGAACCACCAAATCTCACTTCCTAACATGCTTACCTTTCCTGATTGGAATTCCTTCCATAAACGCTATGAGCCTGAAAATGCTGCTGACTTTTATATCCGGAAAGTTGCTGTATCTTCTAATATACTAAATGAAGATCCAGCTTTTCGCTTATATCATCACCACCCAAGCCCTTCTCCTACTGTTATGACTATATATGGAAGTAATTCGATTTTAGGTTTTGCTAGATTGGGAGACAATGTGTGGACAGATGTGGACGTTTCTTCGCGCAACTTTGATGATGTTGTTTACCATGAAGGGAATTTTTTTGCAGTAGATTGTCATGGGAGTGTATTTGTGTGTGGCATTAAtgatgaaggaggaggagatatCCGAGGAACAGAAATCGCATCGCTTAGACCTACTAAAGAATGGGACAAAAAGTACTTGGTTAAATCAACATCAGGATCTAGTCTTTTGTTACTTGTGCGGTATCTTAAGAAAACGCTGATTAAATACCGCACAACTAATTTCTCCGTATGGAGGTTGGATATGGAAAATTCTGAGGCTCTTGAGAATATTTCATACACTTTGAAAGAAGTGAATGACTTGGGGAACGAGGCTTTATTTGTTGGAAATGCTTCATCCACAGCTATATTATCATCAGAAATCATAAAGCCAAACTGCATCTATTTTACGGATGACCACCGGGAAGGCTACTACCGTGATGGAGGCGGCCATGACATGGGGATCTTCAGCATGGAGCATCACACAATTGAACCCCATTTTCAAGGAAAATCCTACCATCCCATCTCGCCTCCACTTTGGTATATTTGA